The Sorangiineae bacterium MSr11367 genome window below encodes:
- the msrA gene encoding peptide-methionine (S)-S-oxide reductase MsrA, whose amino-acid sequence MAHEKSLPTPAQALPGRTERMPVPKSHYVNGNTLVPPFPEGTKLAIFGLGCFWGAERKFWQLGPEGGVFTTAVGYAGGITPNATYKEVCSGQTGHTEVVLVVYDPKVVSYEALLKVFWENHDPTQGMRQGGDIGTQYRSAIYTFDDAQKAAAIASRDAYQKDLTRANYGTITTEIGPAPEFYYAEDYHQQYLAKNPGGYCGLGGTGVVCPVGLKTA is encoded by the coding sequence ATGGCCCATGAAAAGTCCTTGCCGACCCCCGCCCAAGCCCTTCCCGGCCGCACCGAGCGCATGCCGGTGCCCAAGAGCCACTACGTCAACGGCAACACCCTCGTTCCGCCTTTTCCCGAGGGCACCAAGCTGGCGATCTTCGGCCTCGGTTGCTTCTGGGGCGCCGAGCGCAAATTCTGGCAGCTTGGACCGGAGGGCGGCGTCTTCACCACCGCGGTGGGCTACGCGGGAGGCATCACGCCGAACGCGACCTACAAGGAGGTGTGCTCAGGCCAGACGGGGCACACCGAGGTCGTCCTCGTCGTTTACGATCCCAAGGTCGTCTCCTACGAGGCGCTGCTCAAGGTGTTCTGGGAGAACCACGACCCCACGCAGGGCATGCGCCAAGGCGGCGACATCGGCACGCAGTACCGCTCCGCGATCTACACCTTCGACGACGCGCAAAAGGCCGCCGCCATCGCCTCGCGCGACGCGTACCAGAAGGACCTTACGCGCGCGAACTACGGCACCATCACCACGGAAATCGGCCCCGCACCCGAGTTCTACTACGCCGAGGACTACCACCAGCAGTACCTGGCGAAGAACCCTGGTGGCTACTGCGGCCTGGGCGGCACCGGCGTGGTGTGCCCCGTCGGCCTCAAGACGGCCTGA
- a CDS encoding polyphosphate kinase 2 family protein → MPQPLKSPFLVPFDGSFRVKKAHNEPPKGAPDKAEAELRLAQCVDEIAHLQKKLYADNRHSVLLVFQAIDAAGKDGTIRAVLTGTNPAACQVQSFKSPSEEELDHDFLWRINRALPERGMIGVFNRSHYEEVLTVRVHPDFLERQRLPSVPPLGKLWKERHESIRDFEKHLARNGTVILKFWLNVSKKEQKKRLLARIDDPSANWKFQPSDIDEREQWSKYMVAYEEILNETSRPWAPWYAIPADDKPYMRWVVADIVARTMKNMDIDYPKLNRDEVKKLKLTRARLEKS, encoded by the coding sequence ATGCCCCAACCTCTGAAGAGCCCCTTCCTCGTTCCCTTCGACGGGTCCTTCCGCGTGAAAAAAGCGCACAATGAGCCGCCGAAGGGCGCGCCGGACAAGGCGGAGGCGGAGCTGCGCCTGGCTCAATGTGTGGACGAAATCGCGCACCTTCAGAAGAAGCTCTACGCGGACAATCGCCACTCGGTGCTCTTGGTGTTTCAGGCGATCGACGCCGCCGGAAAGGATGGCACCATTCGCGCGGTGCTCACGGGTACCAACCCGGCGGCGTGCCAGGTTCAATCCTTCAAGTCACCGTCGGAGGAGGAGCTCGACCACGATTTCTTGTGGCGCATCAACCGCGCACTTCCCGAGCGCGGCATGATTGGCGTGTTCAATCGGAGCCACTACGAGGAGGTGCTCACCGTGCGGGTGCATCCCGACTTCCTCGAGCGCCAGCGCCTCCCGTCCGTGCCGCCGCTGGGCAAACTATGGAAAGAGCGGCACGAGTCGATTCGCGACTTCGAAAAGCACCTTGCGCGCAACGGCACGGTGATTCTCAAGTTCTGGCTCAACGTATCCAAGAAAGAACAAAAAAAGCGATTGCTCGCGCGCATCGACGATCCTTCCGCCAATTGGAAGTTCCAACCGTCGGACATCGATGAACGCGAGCAATGGTCGAAATACATGGTCGCCTACGAGGAGATTCTCAACGAGACATCCCGCCCGTGGGCGCCGTGGTACGCGATTCCGGCCGACGACAAACCCTATATGCGATGGGTCGTCGCCGACATCGTCGCTCGTACCATGAAGAACATGGATATCGATTATCCCAAGCTAAATCGCGACGAAGTAAAGAAGCTAAAACTGACCCGCGCTCGCCTCGAGAAATCCTGA
- a CDS encoding DUF1343 domain-containing protein: MRDFVLAGLVACAGLAVCGGERAQSAPSVAPSPSFVSSKEPKSAAAPVAAATLEPIADARLGAIDHAVDLALMEGRFPGCVVVVGRRDKVLFRHAYGFRAYAPEPEEMTLDTVFDLASLTKPMATASSIMVLVDRGLVRLDEPAARYVPEFGRAGKGAITVRQLLTHVSGLPVETPLRDFELGRAVAMERIYDLVPRTPPGQTFVYSDVGFLVLEEVVKRVSGEELSTFAAKNVFRPLGMSQTTFRPEPALRPRAVVTEQRNGEWMRGEVHDPRAYLLGGVAGHAGLFSTAEDLTRYAQAMLGEGELDGQRVWSPRTAQQFMAPHDVPGGIRALGWDVKSSYSGSRGEGWSPRSIGHGGYTGTVLWIDPERDLFVIVLSNRVHPEGKGNINQLAGRIGTLVAHSPPAGGETAAIANPGRGGAVSGAVMPGAVLPGIDVLRAEQFHRLRGAKVGLVTHAAGKARDGRSTIDVLAAAHDVKLVALFTPEHGLGSDREGKIADARDAKSGLPIYSLYGRGENGFEPSPESLASIDTFVVDLQDAGVRFYTYASTLRHLMHAAAKHHVRVVVLDRPNPINGIDVAGPVLVPVAKSFVNESALPVRHGMTMGELALLFNAEDHAGTPLEVVPMRGWRRGDYFDKTGLAWTPPSPNLRSVTETVLYPAVGLLEGTNLSVGRGTEMPFEVIGAPWIDGNALASALRAANVSGVTFAPVTFTPRQAVYAGQRCGGVRLTVQQRASFEPVHTGLALAQALRALYPKEWHFADLDKLLADRKVLEALDARRPLADVEAMWAGELEAFKVKRAKYLLY; encoded by the coding sequence GTGAGGGACTTCGTCTTGGCGGGCCTCGTGGCCTGCGCAGGCCTGGCCGTGTGCGGTGGCGAACGTGCGCAAAGTGCACCCTCGGTAGCTCCTTCTCCGAGCTTCGTGTCGTCCAAGGAGCCGAAATCGGCGGCCGCACCCGTCGCCGCCGCGACGCTCGAGCCCATTGCCGACGCGCGGCTCGGTGCCATCGATCATGCGGTCGATCTCGCCCTCATGGAGGGGCGATTTCCCGGTTGTGTGGTCGTCGTGGGGCGGCGGGACAAAGTGCTCTTTCGCCACGCGTATGGCTTTCGTGCGTATGCGCCCGAGCCGGAGGAGATGACCCTCGATACGGTGTTCGACCTCGCGTCGCTCACCAAGCCGATGGCGACCGCGTCGAGCATCATGGTCCTCGTCGACCGCGGTCTCGTGCGCCTGGACGAGCCGGCGGCGCGGTACGTGCCCGAGTTCGGGCGCGCCGGTAAAGGAGCCATCACCGTGCGGCAGCTTCTGACCCACGTTTCGGGATTGCCGGTGGAGACGCCGCTGCGCGACTTCGAATTGGGGCGCGCCGTGGCCATGGAGCGCATCTACGATTTGGTCCCGCGCACCCCGCCGGGGCAGACCTTCGTCTATTCCGACGTGGGGTTCCTCGTCCTGGAGGAAGTCGTCAAGCGCGTGAGCGGCGAGGAGCTCTCGACCTTCGCGGCGAAAAACGTGTTCCGCCCGCTGGGCATGTCGCAAACCACCTTTCGGCCTGAGCCGGCCCTTCGTCCGCGCGCGGTCGTGACCGAACAGCGCAACGGTGAGTGGATGCGCGGTGAGGTGCACGATCCGCGGGCTTACCTCCTCGGTGGCGTGGCCGGGCACGCGGGCCTCTTCTCCACGGCGGAAGACCTCACGCGCTACGCCCAGGCCATGCTCGGCGAAGGCGAGCTCGATGGGCAGCGCGTCTGGTCACCGCGCACCGCGCAGCAGTTCATGGCCCCGCACGACGTGCCCGGTGGCATTCGCGCCCTCGGCTGGGACGTCAAAAGCTCCTATTCGGGCAGCCGCGGCGAAGGCTGGTCGCCCCGATCCATCGGGCACGGTGGGTACACGGGCACGGTGCTCTGGATCGATCCGGAGCGGGACCTCTTCGTCATCGTCTTGTCGAATCGGGTCCACCCGGAGGGAAAGGGCAATATCAACCAGCTCGCCGGCCGAATCGGCACCCTCGTAGCCCATTCCCCCCCCGCAGGGGGGGAAACCGCGGCGATCGCGAACCCCGGGAGGGGGGGAGCCGTCTCGGGAGCCGTCATGCCGGGAGCCGTCTTGCCCGGCATCGACGTCCTACGCGCCGAGCAGTTCCACCGCCTCCGCGGCGCCAAAGTTGGACTCGTGACCCATGCCGCGGGTAAGGCACGCGATGGCCGGTCCACCATCGACGTCCTCGCCGCGGCGCACGACGTGAAACTCGTCGCCCTGTTCACCCCCGAGCACGGGCTCGGCAGCGATCGCGAAGGCAAAATCGCCGATGCGCGCGACGCGAAGAGCGGCCTGCCCATCTACAGCCTGTACGGTCGCGGCGAGAACGGATTCGAGCCTTCTCCCGAAAGCCTCGCGAGCATCGACACCTTCGTCGTCGATCTGCAGGACGCGGGCGTGCGGTTCTACACGTACGCCTCGACGCTCCGGCACTTGATGCACGCCGCGGCGAAGCACCACGTGCGCGTCGTCGTCTTGGACCGGCCGAACCCGATCAATGGCATCGACGTGGCCGGCCCCGTGCTCGTGCCCGTCGCCAAAAGCTTCGTCAACGAGAGCGCTCTCCCCGTGCGCCATGGCATGACCATGGGCGAGCTCGCGCTCCTCTTCAATGCCGAAGACCACGCCGGCACCCCGCTCGAAGTCGTCCCGATGCGTGGCTGGCGCCGAGGCGACTACTTCGACAAAACGGGGCTCGCCTGGACGCCACCCTCGCCGAATCTGCGCAGCGTCACCGAAACGGTGCTCTACCCCGCCGTGGGCCTGCTCGAGGGAACGAACCTCTCCGTGGGTCGCGGCACCGAGATGCCGTTCGAGGTGATCGGCGCCCCCTGGATCGATGGCAACGCGCTCGCGAGCGCACTTCGCGCGGCCAACGTCTCCGGGGTGACCTTCGCGCCCGTGACCTTCACGCCCCGCCAAGCCGTCTACGCGGGCCAGCGATGCGGTGGCGTGCGGCTCACCGTGCAGCAGCGCGCGTCGTTCGAACCGGTGCACACGGGGCTCGCCCTCGCGCAGGCCTTGCGCGCGCTGTATCCGAAAGAGTGGCACTTCGCCGATTTGGACAAGCTGCTCGCCGACCGAAAGGTGCTCGAGGCGCTGGACGCGCGCAGACCGCTTGCGGATGTGGAGGCGATGTGGGCTGGCGAGCTGGAGGCCTTCAAGGTCAAGCGCGCCAAGTACCTCCTCTACTGA
- a CDS encoding alpha/beta fold hydrolase translates to MLGLAGPQRAFTRLGGLDLHWAEMGRGRPLVLLHGISDSHGTWSRVAPRLARHRRVLMPDLPGHGFSGRPHASYGLDWYAETIGQWLDALGLDDFDLVGHSFGGGVAQRLLLEEAGSRVGRLALVASGGLGTGVGLPLRLCASSGVVEHFGQPFMGLGTRVFLQHAAVFDRHEIDGLSWLNSQPGSARVLSRTTRDVIDWRGQTKHFLDRAHEIPHLPPMMLFWGDRDPIIPARHATSVTDYLEGLYVVRFAGCGHFPHRECPDAFAGSLEAFLRADHHRRPRLRSTSLLPPRAERMRRTRGGSRGGSHAPGSPFFARLWERVAAVFGFRKPYFAESVPAT, encoded by the coding sequence ATGCTCGGTCTCGCAGGGCCCCAGCGCGCGTTCACGCGGTTGGGGGGACTGGATCTCCATTGGGCAGAAATGGGGCGCGGGCGGCCGCTGGTGCTGCTGCACGGCATTTCCGACTCGCACGGCACGTGGTCGCGGGTCGCGCCGCGTTTGGCTCGCCACCGCCGCGTCCTCATGCCGGACCTTCCCGGCCACGGTTTTTCGGGCCGCCCGCACGCCAGCTACGGCCTCGACTGGTACGCCGAGACGATCGGCCAATGGCTCGATGCACTCGGCCTCGATGACTTCGACCTGGTCGGGCACTCCTTTGGTGGCGGGGTGGCGCAGCGGCTCCTGCTCGAGGAAGCCGGTTCGCGCGTAGGGCGGCTGGCGTTGGTCGCCAGCGGCGGCCTCGGCACCGGCGTCGGCCTGCCGCTTCGCCTTTGCGCTTCGAGCGGCGTCGTCGAGCATTTTGGCCAGCCCTTCATGGGCCTCGGCACCCGCGTCTTCTTGCAGCACGCCGCCGTCTTCGATCGCCACGAGATCGACGGTCTCTCGTGGCTGAATTCGCAGCCCGGCTCGGCACGCGTCCTCTCGCGCACCACGCGCGACGTCATCGATTGGCGCGGGCAGACGAAGCATTTTCTCGATCGCGCGCACGAGATTCCGCACCTCCCACCGATGATGCTCTTCTGGGGGGATCGCGATCCCATCATCCCCGCGCGCCACGCGACCAGCGTCACCGATTACCTCGAGGGCCTCTACGTCGTGCGCTTCGCCGGCTGCGGCCACTTCCCACATCGCGAGTGCCCCGACGCGTTCGCCGGCTCCCTCGAAGCCTTTTTGCGGGCCGACCACCACCGGCGCCCGCGCCTTCGGAGCACCAGCCTCTTGCCTCCGCGCGCCGAACGAATGCGGCGCACTCGCGGCGGTTCGCGCGGCGGCTCCCATGCACCGGGTTCCCCGTTTTTCGCCCGCCTCTGGGAGCGCGTTGCGGCTGTGTTTGGGTTTCGCAAGCCCTATTTTGCAGAATCGGTACCCGCAACTTGA
- a CDS encoding tryptophan 7-halogenase, whose protein sequence is MTTYDVIIAGGGIAGAFLARQLKLERPSLSILVLEQARDIDNLKVGESTVEVAAHYMITRLNLGTYLYQHQLPKNGLRFFFDNADKSLPLTRMSEIGSDHMPYCPSFQLERAALERDLVDLNRAIGIDVQLGAKVVEVAVGSPHRVVYEDGEQEKVRHEVSARWLCDATGRRHLLPRALGHKVHKEERLPTAAAWGRYRNVAGLDAPTDPEWRQRVRWTSRHLSTNHLMYDGYWIWFIPLAGDLMSVGVVYDKSRIGDSVRTKPAFEAFLREHRAVRDLMEGAVFEDFQAYAHLPYRSDVYFSEDRWALTGEAGAFTDPFYSPGSDFIATANEFIASMIASDLDGDAEAFRTKVATYNDYYRFKYESTIRLYIDLYPIFGSYDVFRLKFWLDFNNYYNLVLWPFMAGKLRDVAFLRDELRFADRILMAQSTMARQFVALADKLRDSGEYFARNEGLFANGLDGVRSLEKRVGPMLDELVRRDQVQKNYGSVFARVLERSTGKTDLAARDLVLKELPFPAVVLWKDIDEKSVGVFFERLGLRLKKELAREFPTAPIERVRVRDDLSLEITGDLDAELRSTVEARAFVLWQTTVLVD, encoded by the coding sequence ATGACAACGTACGACGTGATCATCGCAGGGGGCGGAATTGCAGGGGCATTTCTAGCGCGGCAGCTGAAGCTCGAGCGCCCTTCGTTGTCGATTCTGGTGCTCGAACAGGCGCGGGACATCGACAACCTGAAGGTCGGTGAATCGACCGTGGAGGTGGCCGCTCACTACATGATCACCCGCCTGAATCTGGGTACGTACCTCTATCAGCATCAGCTCCCGAAAAATGGTCTCCGTTTCTTTTTCGACAACGCGGACAAGTCGCTCCCACTTACACGGATGAGTGAGATCGGCTCGGATCATATGCCCTACTGTCCGAGTTTTCAGCTCGAACGCGCCGCTTTGGAGCGCGATTTGGTCGATTTGAATCGGGCGATTGGGATTGACGTCCAACTCGGAGCCAAGGTGGTCGAAGTCGCGGTGGGGTCTCCGCATCGTGTCGTCTACGAAGACGGCGAGCAGGAGAAGGTCCGCCACGAAGTGAGTGCCCGCTGGCTCTGTGATGCGACCGGTCGAAGGCACCTGCTCCCGCGAGCCCTCGGCCACAAAGTTCACAAAGAGGAGCGTCTTCCCACGGCGGCGGCGTGGGGGCGCTACCGAAACGTTGCAGGGCTCGATGCGCCGACCGATCCCGAGTGGCGCCAGCGCGTGCGATGGACGTCGCGCCATCTATCGACGAACCACTTGATGTACGACGGCTACTGGATCTGGTTCATCCCGCTCGCGGGCGATCTCATGAGCGTCGGCGTCGTTTACGACAAGAGCCGCATCGGCGACAGCGTGCGCACGAAGCCGGCCTTCGAAGCGTTCCTGCGCGAGCACCGCGCCGTGCGCGATCTGATGGAGGGCGCCGTCTTCGAGGATTTCCAGGCCTACGCGCACCTCCCGTACCGCTCCGACGTGTACTTCTCGGAAGACCGCTGGGCGCTCACCGGTGAGGCCGGCGCGTTCACCGATCCGTTCTACAGCCCGGGCTCCGACTTCATCGCCACCGCGAACGAGTTCATCGCCTCGATGATCGCGTCGGATCTCGATGGGGACGCGGAGGCGTTTCGCACCAAGGTGGCGACGTACAATGACTACTATCGATTCAAATATGAATCGACGATTCGACTTTACATCGATTTGTATCCCATCTTCGGGAGCTACGACGTATTCCGTCTCAAGTTTTGGCTCGACTTCAACAACTACTACAACTTGGTGCTCTGGCCCTTCATGGCCGGTAAGCTGCGCGACGTCGCGTTTCTGCGCGACGAGCTTCGCTTCGCCGATCGCATCTTGATGGCCCAGAGCACGATGGCGCGGCAATTCGTGGCCTTGGCCGACAAGCTACGCGACTCCGGGGAATACTTCGCGCGCAACGAAGGGCTCTTCGCCAACGGCCTCGATGGTGTGCGCTCCCTCGAGAAGCGGGTCGGCCCCATGCTCGACGAGCTCGTTCGCCGCGACCAGGTGCAGAAGAACTACGGCAGCGTGTTCGCACGCGTTCTCGAGCGTTCCACCGGAAAGACGGATCTCGCCGCGCGGGACCTGGTGCTCAAGGAGCTGCCGTTTCCGGCGGTGGTCCTCTGGAAGGACATCGACGAGAAGAGCGTCGGCGTCTTCTTCGAGCGGCTCGGCCTTCGCCTGAAAAAGGAGCTCGCGCGCGAGTTCCCCACGGCGCCCATCGAGCGCGTCCGCGTTCGCGACGATCTGTCCCTCGAGATCACCGGCGACCTGGACGCGGAGCTTCGCAGCACCGTCGAAGCACGGGCGTTCGTCTTGTGGCAAACGACTGTGCTCGTCGACTAA
- the trxA gene encoding thioredoxin translates to MASSKNVLEVGDANFDSEVLKADLPVLVDFGAAWCGPCKALAPIVAKIADENVGKYKVVAIDIDDAPAVAQKYGIRGVPTLIVFKGGEKKNQHVGLTNKDALLKLLDV, encoded by the coding sequence ATGGCATCCAGCAAAAACGTTCTCGAAGTCGGTGACGCGAACTTCGACAGCGAGGTTCTCAAAGCAGATCTTCCGGTGCTCGTCGACTTCGGCGCTGCGTGGTGCGGGCCGTGCAAAGCCCTCGCGCCCATCGTCGCCAAGATCGCCGACGAGAACGTTGGCAAGTACAAGGTCGTCGCGATCGACATCGACGACGCGCCCGCCGTCGCGCAGAAATATGGCATCCGCGGCGTTCCCACGCTCATCGTCTTCAAGGGCGGCGAGAAGAAGAACCAGCACGTGGGCCTCACGAACAAAGACGCGCTGCTCAAGCTTCTCGACGTCTGA
- a CDS encoding BON domain-containing protein, producing MRMAKLFLLGVGVGSGVTYFFDPRQGARRRAMVRDKAVHFAGAVKTHVDAGARDLSHRVHGLVSAVYGAVHTFAAREHISDDVLQARVRSALGHVCSHPHAIHVTVDRGVVELTGLVLNEERASVIRHVARVPAVGIVKDLLEAHAHTEAIPALQGAARPTRPAVMRRLSSPAGKLVLGSAGILALGAMAPALLLPIGTLLGIGVAAHKEEQTRARRARTLERRGSRRARGPGSPLREDIMDAARARPTNGHVRPS from the coding sequence ATGAGAATGGCCAAACTCTTTCTCCTGGGGGTGGGCGTCGGGTCCGGCGTGACCTATTTCTTCGATCCCCGGCAAGGTGCGCGTCGCCGGGCGATGGTGCGCGATAAAGCCGTTCATTTCGCCGGTGCCGTGAAGACCCACGTCGACGCTGGCGCGCGCGATCTCTCGCATCGCGTGCACGGCTTGGTGAGCGCGGTTTACGGTGCGGTTCACACCTTCGCGGCGCGCGAGCACATTTCCGACGACGTCCTGCAGGCGCGCGTGCGCTCGGCGCTCGGGCACGTGTGCAGCCATCCGCACGCGATCCACGTGACCGTGGACCGCGGGGTCGTCGAGTTGACCGGGCTGGTACTCAACGAGGAGCGCGCTTCGGTGATTCGCCATGTGGCGCGGGTGCCGGCCGTCGGCATCGTCAAAGATTTGCTCGAGGCGCATGCGCACACGGAGGCGATCCCCGCGCTTCAAGGTGCGGCGCGGCCGACGAGGCCTGCGGTCATGCGGCGGTTGTCCTCGCCGGCGGGCAAGCTGGTGTTGGGCTCCGCGGGGATCCTTGCGCTGGGCGCGATGGCCCCGGCGTTGTTGCTGCCCATCGGTACCCTCCTCGGGATCGGGGTGGCCGCACACAAAGAAGAGCAAACCCGAGCACGCCGCGCGCGCACCCTCGAGCGCCGCGGCTCACGGCGCGCGCGAGGCCCGGGTTCGCCGCTGCGGGAGGACATCATGGACGCGGCGCGCGCGCGCCCGACCAACGGGCACGTCAGGCCGTCTTGA
- a CDS encoding aldo/keto reductase, whose protein sequence is MQTAQLGSNGPVVTRLGYGAMHLSLAGRPSEDDGERTLHAVFDAGVTLIDTADVYCIDDSDIGHNERLIARALASWRGDRDRILVATKGGLRRPRGEWPTDGRPSALREACENSLRALGRQVIDVYQFHAPDSKVPFADSIGAIARLREEGKVRHVGLSNVNVAEIEEARAIVPIVSVQNRFGPMSRESERNGVVAHCANHGIAFLPYAPFGGSRKAKGLAELGTLGKTAASYGVSPHRLVIAWLLGKYPGFFPIPGSTRREAILDVVAAEGMRLTAEDVKRIEASF, encoded by the coding sequence ATGCAAACTGCTCAACTTGGATCGAACGGCCCCGTCGTCACACGACTCGGTTACGGAGCGATGCATTTGTCGCTGGCCGGCCGCCCCAGTGAAGACGACGGAGAACGCACGCTTCACGCCGTCTTCGACGCCGGCGTGACCTTGATCGACACCGCGGACGTCTACTGCATCGACGACTCGGACATCGGCCACAACGAACGACTCATCGCGCGCGCCCTGGCAAGCTGGCGCGGCGACCGCGATCGCATTTTGGTCGCCACCAAGGGCGGCCTGCGCCGTCCACGCGGGGAATGGCCCACGGATGGACGGCCCTCGGCCTTGCGCGAAGCGTGCGAAAACAGCCTGCGCGCGCTCGGTCGCCAGGTCATCGACGTCTACCAATTCCACGCCCCCGATTCGAAGGTGCCCTTTGCCGACAGCATCGGTGCGATCGCGCGCCTGCGCGAAGAGGGCAAAGTCCGGCACGTGGGGCTCTCCAACGTGAACGTGGCCGAAATCGAAGAGGCGCGGGCCATCGTTCCCATCGTGAGCGTGCAAAATCGATTCGGCCCCATGTCGCGCGAGTCGGAGCGCAACGGCGTCGTCGCCCACTGCGCGAACCACGGCATCGCGTTTCTTCCCTATGCGCCCTTCGGCGGCTCGCGGAAGGCCAAAGGGCTGGCCGAGCTGGGTACCTTGGGCAAGACCGCCGCTTCGTACGGCGTATCGCCCCACCGCCTCGTGATCGCGTGGCTGCTGGGCAAGTACCCCGGCTTCTTCCCCATCCCAGGCAGCACCCGCCGCGAGGCCATCCTCGACGTCGTGGCCGCCGAGGGCATGCGCCTCACGGCCGAGGACGTGAAGCGCATCGAGGCATCGTTCTAG
- a CDS encoding DUF2007 domain-containing protein: MDAEDLVTVASFRTAPEAELAKELLENEGISAFLGNEMAAGLMPFLTPDLGGVTLQVQQKDAGRAREVLTPENAPTSSS; encoded by the coding sequence ATGGATGCCGAAGATCTGGTCACCGTAGCATCGTTTCGAACGGCCCCCGAGGCGGAGCTCGCAAAGGAACTGCTCGAGAACGAGGGCATTTCAGCGTTCCTCGGCAATGAGATGGCGGCAGGGCTCATGCCCTTCCTCACACCCGACCTCGGCGGTGTCACCCTGCAGGTGCAGCAAAAGGATGCAGGGCGTGCGCGGGAAGTCCTCACCCCCGAGAATGCTCCGACCTCGTCCTCGTAA
- a CDS encoding PLP-dependent aminotransferase family protein — protein sequence MDDQGSELLYRRIAADISSLIEEGALRPGDRLPSVRRTSRDRRVSVGTVLAAYLSLEKDGFVEARPKSGHFVRRRHESPTPLRRTRIKVAPARISVSTGVAALMYSLREKSVLPLGSAVLAPELLPIRALNRTLATIAREMPVRGGGYEPPPGPPSLLHQLARRSLTWGLALEEDAFITTVGATEAMHLCFRALTKPGDTVVVHSPMYFGGLQLLEELGLRVIEIPTLPGRGMDLDALRDALKKAPVRACLAIPNFDNPLGTCMSDEAKERLVRLLARHDVPLIEDDVYGDMAFDGSRPRPAKAFDRDGRVLLCGSVSKTLAAGYRVGWVVPGRYRALIERMKFSQTVATPTLPQLAVAEYLAGGGYDRHLRAVRNKLRPQVQRYREAIALAFPRGTCVSDPGGGFVLWVEMPREVDALAMQAEGLRRGVAIAPGPIFSARQRYTNCIRISCGIPWSVHVEEAIATLGEIAHAQLKAAK from the coding sequence GTGGATGACCAAGGGAGCGAGCTTTTATATCGCCGCATCGCCGCCGACATTTCTTCATTGATCGAAGAGGGCGCACTTCGCCCCGGCGACCGATTGCCCTCCGTTCGCCGCACCAGCCGCGACCGGCGCGTGAGCGTCGGAACCGTACTCGCGGCGTACCTTTCGCTGGAAAAGGACGGATTCGTCGAGGCGCGACCCAAGTCGGGGCATTTCGTCCGCCGGCGCCACGAATCGCCGACGCCACTGCGCCGCACGCGCATCAAAGTCGCGCCCGCGCGCATTTCCGTTTCCACGGGCGTGGCCGCGCTCATGTATTCGCTGCGCGAAAAGAGCGTGCTGCCCCTGGGCTCCGCCGTGCTCGCACCGGAGCTTTTGCCCATTCGCGCGCTCAACCGCACCCTGGCCACCATCGCGCGGGAAATGCCGGTGCGCGGGGGTGGCTACGAACCGCCGCCGGGTCCGCCGAGCCTGCTCCACCAGCTCGCGCGCCGCTCGCTCACCTGGGGCCTCGCGCTCGAAGAAGATGCCTTCATCACCACCGTGGGCGCCACGGAGGCGATGCATCTCTGCTTCCGCGCCCTCACCAAGCCAGGCGACACCGTGGTGGTGCACTCGCCCATGTACTTCGGCGGGCTGCAGCTGCTCGAGGAGCTCGGCCTGCGGGTCATCGAGATCCCCACCTTGCCCGGCCGCGGGATGGATCTCGATGCGCTTCGCGACGCGCTGAAAAAGGCGCCGGTGCGCGCCTGTCTGGCCATTCCCAACTTCGACAATCCGCTGGGCACGTGCATGTCGGACGAAGCCAAGGAGCGCCTGGTGCGCCTGCTCGCCCGGCACGACGTGCCGCTCATCGAGGACGACGTGTACGGCGACATGGCCTTCGACGGATCACGCCCGCGCCCCGCCAAGGCCTTCGATCGCGATGGGCGCGTCCTCCTCTGTGGCTCGGTGTCGAAGACACTCGCGGCCGGCTACCGCGTCGGCTGGGTGGTGCCGGGCCGCTACCGCGCGCTCATCGAGCGCATGAAGTTCTCCCAAACCGTGGCCACCCCCACCCTTCCCCAACTCGCCGTGGCCGAGTACTTGGCCGGCGGTGGCTACGATCGCCATCTGCGCGCGGTGCGCAACAAACTTCGTCCGCAGGTTCAACGCTACCGCGAGGCCATCGCGCTGGCCTTTCCGCGCGGCACCTGCGTCTCCGATCCGGGCGGCGGCTTCGTCCTGTGGGTGGAGATGCCGCGCGAGGTGGATGCGCTCGCCATGCAGGCGGAGGGACTTCGCCGTGGCGTGGCCATCGCCCCTGGCCCTATCTTTTCGGCCCGGCAGCGTTACACGAACTGTATTCGCATAAGCTGCGGCATTCCTTGGTCCGTGCACGTCGAGGAAGCCATCGCTACGCTGGGCGAGATTGCGCACGCCCAACTGAAAGCCGCCAAGTAA